The Thiobacillus sp. genome contains the following window.
TCACGGCACCCATATGGCCGGACATGCGCTTGCCGGGGAAAATCCGGCCGGGGTCCTGGGCCTGGCCGATGGAGCCGGGCACATTGTGGGAACGGGAGTTGCCGTGGGAGGCACGCTGGGAGCTGAAGTTGTGCCGCTTGATGGTGCCGGTAAAGCCCTTGCCCTGGGTCACGCCGGACACGTCCACGGCCTGGCCGGCCTGGAAGATTTCCACGCTGACAGCGGCACCGGGTTGATACTGGGCAGCCACATCATCACTGACTCGGAATTCCGTCATGCCAGCTGCAGCATCCACGCCACCCTTGGAAAGGTGACCGGTAACCGCCTTGGTCAAACGGCTGGGTTTGCGCATGCCATAGGCGACCTGGAGGGCAGTATAGCCATCCGTTGAGGCCGTCTTCACTTGGCTGACGCGATTGTTCGACACATCCAGCACGGTCACCGGTACGGACACGCCGTCGTCGGTGAAAATGCGGGTCATGCCGATCTTGCGACCGACAAGGCCTAGACTCATTTCTAGTTCCCTTCTAAAAGGTGCCGACTGCAATTGGCCGGCTCGTTTCACACCGGGGACCGATGGCCGTCCCCTCGCCTTTGTAACCAGTACCGCTTACTGCAACTTGATTTCCACATCCACACCGGCGGGCAGATCCAGTTTCATCAGCGCATCCACGGTCTTGTCCGTGGGGTCGATGATGTCCATCAGCCGCTTGTGGGTGCGAATCTCCAACTGATCCCGGGATGCCTTGTTGACATGGGGGGAACGCAGGATATCGAAACGCTCGATGGCGGTGGGCAGGGGCACGGGCCCCTTGACCACGGCGCCGGTGCGCTTGGCGGTATCCACGATCTCCATGGCAGACTGATCAATCAGCTTGTAATCGTAGGCCTTCAGGCGAATCCGAATCTTTTGGTTTTGCATGTTTATTTCCAAAACTGGAAAAGGGCGGGATTATACCCGCCCTTTTCGCATATTGCGACTGTTATTACTCGATGATCTTCGCCACGACGCCGGCGCCGACGGTGCGACCGCCTTCACGGATGGCGAAGCGCAGACCTTCTTCCATGGCGATGGGGGCGATCAGCGCGGCAGTGATGCTGATGTTGTCGCCAGGCATCACCATCTCGGTACCGGCAGGCAGTTCGATCGCGCCGGTCACGTCCGTGGTCCGGAAGTAGAACTGGGGACGGTAGCCGTTGAAGAAGGGGGTGTGGCGGCCGCCTTCGTCCTTGGAGAGCACGTAGATCTCGGCGCTGAACTTGGTGTGGGGGGTGATGGAGCCAGGTTTGGCCAGCACCTGGCCGCGCTCGACGTCTTCACGCTTGGTGCCACGCAGCAGGGCGCCGATGTTGTCGCCAGCCTGGCCCTGGTCCAGCAGCTTGCGGAACATTTCCACGCCGGTGCAGGTGGTCTTCTGGGTGGGGCGGATTCCGACGATCTCGATTTCCTCACCGACCTTGATGATGCCACGCTCGACACGACCGGTCACCACGGTGCCGCGGCCGGAGATGGAGAACACGTCTTCCACAGGCATCAGGAAGGGCTTGTCGATGGCGCGCTCGGGCATGGGGATGTAGCTGTCCAGGGCGTCGGCCAGCTTGAAGATGCTGGCCTCGCCAATGTCGGACTGGTCGCCTTCCAGGGCCTTGAGGGCGGAGCCGATGACGATGGGGGTGTCGTCACCAGGGAAGTCGTATTTGCTGAGCAGCTCGCGCACTTCCATTTCCACCAGCTCCAGGAGCTCGGCGTCGTCCACCATGTCGGCCTTGTTCATGTACACGATGATGTAGGGCACGCCCACCTGACGGGCCAGCAGGATGTGTTCCCGGGTCTGGGGCATGGGGCCGTCAGCCGCGGACACCACCAGAATGGCGCCGTCCATCTGGGCGGCACCCGTGATCATGTTCTTCACGTAGTCGGCGTGGCCGGGACAGTCCACGTGGGCGTAGTGACGGGTCGCCGTCTCGTATTCCACGTGCGCCGTGTTGATGGTGATGCCCCGGGCCTTCTCTTCCGGCGCCGAGTCAATGTCCGCGTAGTTCTTCGCCGCCCCACCAAACTTCTTCGACAGAATCGTCGTGATCGCTGCTGTCAGCGTCGTCTTGCCGTGGTCAACGTGTCCAATCGTCCCAACGTTCACGTGCGGCTTCGTACGCTCGAATTTTTCCTTGGCCATGTGCGTAGTCCTCGTTTAACTCAATTATTTCTTACTGTTGATCACGGCTTCCGCGACGTTCTTGGGCGCCTCGGAGTAATGCTTGAATTCCATGGTATAGGTGGCTCGACCCTGGGACATGGAGCGCAAATCGGTGGAATAACCGAACATCTCCGCCAGGGGTACCTCGGCCCTGATGGACTTGCCCGTGGGCAGGTCATCCATACCCTGGATGATGCCGCGACGGCGGTTCAGGTCACCCATCACATCGCCCATGTAGTCCTCGGGCGTTTCCACTTCGACGGCCATCATCGGCTCCAGCAGGGCCGGGCTGGCTTTGCGCATGCCGTCCTTGAAGCCCATGATGGCGGCCATCTTGAAGGCCTGCTCGGACGAGTCCACCTCGTGGTAGGAACCATCGAACAGGGTAACCTTCACGTCCACCACCGGGAAGCCGGCCATGACACCGTTGTTAAGAGCTTCTTTCAGGCCCTTGTCCACTGCGGGAATATATTCACGGGGCACGGTACCGCCCTTGATGGCGTCCACGAACTCGTAACCCTTGCCGGCTTCGTTGGGTTCCAGCTTGAGCCAGACGTGGCCGTACTGTCCCTTGCCACCGGACTGCTTGACGAACTTGCCTTCCTGCTCCACGGCCTTGCGGATGGCCTCGCGGTATGCAACCTGGGGCGCCCCAACGTTGGCTTCCACGTTGAATTCCCGCTTCATGCGGTCAACCAGAATCTCCAGGTGCAATTCACCCATGCCGGAGATGATGGTCTGACCAGACTCCTCGTCGGTTCGCACGCGGAAGGAGGGATCTTCCTGGGCCAGGCGGTTCAGGGCCAGACCCATTTTTTCCTGGTCGGCCTTGGTCTTGGGCTCCACGGCCACGTGGATCACGGGCTCGGGGAACACCATGCGTTCGAGGATGATGGGTTTGTCCAGGGCCGACAAGGTATCGCCAGTGGTGGCGTCTTTCAGGCCCACGGCGGCCGCGATGTCGCCAGCGCGCACTTCCTTGATCTCTTCCCGGTTGTTGGCGTGCATCTGCAGGATGCGCCCCAGACGTTCTTTCTTGCCCTTGACGGA
Protein-coding sequences here:
- the rplC gene encoding 50S ribosomal protein L3, whose product is MSLGLVGRKIGMTRIFTDDGVSVPVTVLDVSNNRVSQVKTASTDGYTALQVAYGMRKPSRLTKAVTGHLSKGGVDAAAGMTEFRVSDDVAAQYQPGAAVSVEIFQAGQAVDVSGVTQGKGFTGTIKRHNFSSQRASHGNSRSHNVPGSIGQAQDPGRIFPGKRMSGHMGAVNRTVQNLEVVRVDAERGLLLVKGAVPGSRGGDVIIRPAVKGAA
- the rpsJ gene encoding 30S ribosomal protein S10 gives rise to the protein MQNQKIRIRLKAYDYKLIDQSAMEIVDTAKRTGAVVKGPVPLPTAIERFDILRSPHVNKASRDQLEIRTHKRLMDIIDPTDKTVDALMKLDLPAGVDVEIKLQ
- the tuf gene encoding elongation factor Tu; this encodes MAKEKFERTKPHVNVGTIGHVDHGKTTLTAAITTILSKKFGGAAKNYADIDSAPEEKARGITINTAHVEYETATRHYAHVDCPGHADYVKNMITGAAQMDGAILVVSAADGPMPQTREHILLARQVGVPYIIVYMNKADMVDDAELLELVEMEVRELLSKYDFPGDDTPIVIGSALKALEGDQSDIGEASIFKLADALDSYIPMPERAIDKPFLMPVEDVFSISGRGTVVTGRVERGIIKVGEEIEIVGIRPTQKTTCTGVEMFRKLLDQGQAGDNIGALLRGTKREDVERGQVLAKPGSITPHTKFSAEIYVLSKDEGGRHTPFFNGYRPQFYFRTTDVTGAIELPAGTEMVMPGDNISITAALIAPIAMEEGLRFAIREGGRTVGAGVVAKIIE
- the fusA gene encoding elongation factor G, with protein sequence MARKTPIERYRNIGISAHIDAGKTTTTERVLFYTGVNHKIGEVHDGAATMDWMEQEQERGITITSAATTCFWKGMDLSLPEHRVNIIDTPGHVDFTIEVERSMRVLDGACMVYCAVGGVQPQSETVWRQANKYGVPRLAFVNKMDRQGANFFRVYEQMKLRLKANPIPLQVPIGAEDKFEGVVDLVKMKAVVWDDASQGMKFEYAEIPAELVATCNEWREKLVETAAEANEDLMNKYLEEGDLSEVEIKQALRTRTIAGEIVPMLCGSAFKNKGVQAMLDAVIDYMPSPVDIPPVKGEREDGSQDERPASDEAPFSALAFKIMTDPYVGQLTFFRVYSGVVNSGDSIYNSVKGKKERLGRILQMHANNREEIKEVRAGDIAAAVGLKDATTGDTLSALDKPIILERMVFPEPVIHVAVEPKTKADQEKMGLALNRLAQEDPSFRVRTDEESGQTIISGMGELHLEILVDRMKREFNVEANVGAPQVAYREAIRKAVEQEGKFVKQSGGKGQYGHVWLKLEPNEAGKGYEFVDAIKGGTVPREYIPAVDKGLKEALNNGVMAGFPVVDVKVTLFDGSYHEVDSSEQAFKMAAIMGFKDGMRKASPALLEPMMAVEVETPEDYMGDVMGDLNRRRGIIQGMDDLPTGKSIRAEVPLAEMFGYSTDLRSMSQGRATYTMEFKHYSEAPKNVAEAVINSKK